The genomic stretch CCCTTGGTTTTGCACTTGAATGACAAAGTTATCGACCCGGTCAGCCAGACGGTCTATGGTTTCGGTAGTTGCAAGTACTGCCTCTCCGATTTGTCCAACAATTAATTCCAAACGACTGATGCGGTTTTCCACCGTCAGAGACTCTTGTATGGTAGGAGTCGTGTTGTATGAAGTGTTTCCCATTTGAGCTGGTTTATCCACCGGCAACGTTTTCAATCCAAAATAGAATATCGGCCATCAAGATCGGCCATCAAGATCGGCGCGAGGCAAACAGGCATGGAGTATGAAGTCTGGCCTAGTCTGCTATTAAATGGGGTTAGATCCAAATATCCCCTCTTAATTCGCCAAGAGTATTCTATGATTATTGGTTGAACTAGCCAAATTTCAACCCCTTTGACAGAAAACGTTTCCTAGTTTGATCCCACTCACACCAATTTCAAAGTGACGCTTTTCAGCCAATGGCAAGTATAATGCCGGTGTTAAGGCAATTCAGACTGGGGTGATTTACCTGTTGAGAGATTCCTCAAACTGAGCATGTCCCGCCAATTTGAGGGATGTATGCCTATCAAATTACCACAGTTTATCAATTAGCCGAATACGACTAGCCGGATAGGACGTTGAGTTGTCGGATCAAACTTCCACAACAAACAGCTAACGGTCAAAAACTTACAATGGTATTCACTTATGCAACTACTATTTCTAGTCCTGCTATGGGTAGTGCTTGGATTTTTGCTCGCCAAGCTGCTGCTCGAAATCATCCCTAAACAGTATTTCACCTGGCTTGGGGGTTTTTTGGTTTTTGCCATCATTGTCCTGCTGTTTTTCACCCCAACCAATGCCCTGGTTTCACCGATATGGACAATTCTCTCACTTCCCTTTCAACCATTGGGCTTAGCACTTGTGCTGTGGTTCCTAGGAGCAATGCGAATTAAAGGTGACAATATCTCTAACCCAGGACCTACCTTGATTTGGACGGGATTTTTTGTATTGCTTGTCGCCAGCACCCCTTTTCTATCTAATCGGCTGGATCAACTTCTTGGGACTGGAGTCGTTCAAGACCAACCTCAGGTTCAAATGGCGAAAACAATTGGGTGGCAGGAGGAAACCCTCACTGCTTTTGTTCCCAATGGAGAATCAATTCAGCTTACTACTAATGCTAGTCCTTTCCCTAGGGACGCTGTGTTGGCTCAACTTGTTCCACCCAATCAAACCATTGGCATCCAAGCTTTTATCCCTTCTATAGGAGCCCTTGAGCAGACTACCGGGGTAATTAACACCTTCTTTAGCAATATTTACTTCCAACTACGAGGAGGACGAGTTACTGGCACAGAAGTTGAATCGCCGACCGCAAGAGATGTTTCTTGAAATATAGACCTTATTTTAACGACCCACATCAACCCAATCGGGTATAGTGTGGGTTTATGGTTTGATCGGAAGTAAACCGATACCACCCTCGGCTCTCACCTTCAGTAAGGGTCGATGATTTATCCTGATCTGCGGTTACCTTGAGGGTAATTACTCCCCGATTTTTGGTGAAAGGTTAAGCCTAGAGGAGGGTAATTGTATAGTATTGTAACCATGACTGGAATTGTATAGTATTGTAACATGCTGAATTCCCGTCTAAAAAAACTGCTGCTTTACCTGCGCCCATACTGGCGACAGTCAGCCCTAGGTATTTTTGCCCTCCTTATTGTCAATGGACTTGGTGTTTATATCCCCTTACTGATCAGGGATACTATTGACCAGTTGAGTCAAACCTTGAGCTTCAACCAAGTCTGGAGCTTTGTGCTGCTTATTTTGATACTCACCTCATTGATGTGGGGGATTCGGATGGCTTCGCGCATTCTATTGTTTGGGGTGGGGCGCAAAGTGGAATTTGACCTAAAGCAGCGGATTTTTCAGCATTTGCTGACATTGGAACCAGCCTATTTTTCTCAGAACACCATAGGTGATTTGATTAACCGAGCCACCAGTGATGTGGATAATATTCGGCGTCTATTGGGGTTTGCAGTTTTGAGTCTGGCGAATACGGTGTTTGCCTACGGTTTGACTCTGCCGGTTATGATTGCCATTGATCCGTGGTTGACGTTCTTAGCGCTGGCGGTTTATCCGTTGATGTTGATCATTGTCAAGCTATTTAGTGAGAAACTGCGCAGCCAACAACAAGTAGTCCAGGAGAAACTTTCTAACCTCAGTGAGCTGATTCAGGAAGATATGAGTGGTATCGCCATGATTAAAATATACGCTCAGGAAGAAAACGAGCGTCGTGCCTTCCATCAGCTCAATCAGCAGCTTTTGGGAGCAAATCTCAATTTGGCAAGAACACGAAACTTTCTGTTTCCAATAATTGAGGCTCTTACCTACCTCAGCTTACTGGTGCTGTTAAGCATTGGTCCTGGTTCCATTGAGTCCGGTGCTATCAGTATTGGTGACTTTGTGGCGCTGATTATTTACACTGAACGTTTAGTCTTCCCCACAGCACTGCTAGGGTTTACCATCACTGCTTATCAACGTGGTGAAGTGAGTATTGATCGTATTGAGTCGATTCTCTTGGCTCAGCCTCGCATTAAAAATGCCCCAGATTCGGTTAGCCTGCCAACGCCAGTAAGGGGTCAGCTCAAGGCTGTAAACTTGAGTTACACTTACCCCGGCAGCCAAACTCCTGCCCTGAAAAATGTTAGCTTCACGATTAATGCAGGTGAGACAGTAGCGATTGTGGGAGCCATTGGTTCTGGAAAATCTACCCTGGCTAATGCCTTGCCTCGTTTGCTGGATATTCAAGCTAGTCAACTGTTTTTGGATGGATATGATACTACTAAGCTGCCCTTGCAGAACTTGCGGAATGCGATCGCATATGTTCCTCAAGACAGCTTCTTGTTCAGCACTAGCATTAAAAACAATATCTGCTACGGTATACCAATCAGCGAACACTCAGAGGTAGAATACGCAGCTTCGCAATCCCAAATTCACCCGGAAATTATGAATTTCCCCCAGCAGTACGAAACAATTGTTGGGGAAAGGGGAATAACCCTGTCTGGGGGGCAGCGACAACGTACTGCTTTAGCTAGAGCTCTGCTGATGGATGCACCAGTGCTGATTCTTGATGATGCCCTTTCCAGTGTGGATAATCAGACAGCAACCGAAATTCTGGACAATCTCTCGGAAGGAGTCCAGCGCAAAACTGTAATTTTTATCTCCCATCAACTTTCAGCTGCGGCCAAGGCTGACCGGATTTTGGTAATGGACGCAGGGGAAATTGTCCAAACTGGTTCTCATGGTGAACTTCTACAACAACCCGGTATTTATTGCTTTCTTTGGGAGCAGCACCAATTAGAAGAATTGACCTCTCCCCGGTAATTAGACACGGGGATTCGTTAAGAGTCCGCAAGCAAACTCTTACAGGCGTAGTCAAAGCGCCCCTACTGAGTTCTGTCAGTCAGTTTAATCCCGACAGTTCCCGCTACTTTTTTTTAAAATCATGCTTTCGACGGTACTACCACTCAGCCAGTTCGATACGCTCTGCGATCTGCAATTATTTACCCGTTCACAAGAGGATTAGCGCAATGTAATCGTTGAGGGTCGGTATTTCTCCGGTACTAGAATCGCTTCATCACGTAGGCGTTTGCCCTTACTCACTTCATCATTATACACCTTTTTATAAGGCCGCGATTAGCTGCTCGTGTCGCGTTTCCTCCCCGGATTAAAATCACCGGGCTACCACGCTCCCGCTAATCTTCCGTGTTGCAGTAGTTATTTCAGTAGTTAACTTACCTAATAGCTAACAGCTTACCAACGGGACTGGCCGGATTCGAACCGGCGACCTAGCGCTTCAGATTGGTGTGAGTTTCCCCACTCTCTGGACTATACCTTCACCCTAGGTTAATACCTCTTAAGGTTAATACCCCTTAGGTGGTGGCCGTCTAGTCTCTCCACCTTCCTGCATTTAACCTCGACGATGACTCGCACACAGATTCAGGCTTGGCTCGGTATTGCCTTAGAGTACTGAATAAGCTAAATACCCCTTAGGTTTCACCGAATTTGACCACATTCACTCACGGAATTTCTTCCATGGTGCCCGATTTTTCAGGAGGCGCTTGCTCTATCCAGCTGAGCCACAGCCCCAATCGCCATATAGCCCTATATTATCACAAAAGCTGTTGATGAAGCATCTATAGCCATACCCAATCAGGGTTTAATACCCCCGTTAACCCAATTGGTGATAGGTAATGGGTAATCGAACCGAATTTTTAAACAGTTTGTTGGTTGACGCTCTTGCCTAGAAAAGTGGGAACTATAGAACTAATCCCGATTAGCTCCCATATTGGGGAAGAGTATGTTCCGGTCATGGCTAATATTCAGCGAATTAAAAATAATCAATTAAAAATAACTCATTAATAACTAAGATGACAGAAATTTATGCGAGCCCAAGAACATGTGCTGGTAGTTATTCGATATAGATGATGAGCAAGCTACCTAAGCTTCCCAAATCTATTCACTCTACTATCTGGTTAGGATTACTAACCTTTTTGATAGTGACTATGGTAGTTCCTGCTGTAGCCCATCCTGATGATTGGGTACTGGGGAGTACAGCAAAGGTCGGTGGAAACCAGGAACTCGTTAGTGCTATTTCTAATCCCCAAACCCTTGTGCTAGAACCCGCCGACCATGGTTCAGAGTTGCTAGAGCAAGGTAAAACTCTCTATGAAGCCGGACGATTTGCTGAGGCGGCTGCGGTCTGGCAACAGGCAGCTGTTGGTTTTGAGCAACAAGGTGATGAAGTGGGACAAGCTTTGAGCTTGAGCTATCTGTCCTTAGCTGACCAACGATTGGGAAAATGGGAGCAAGCCCAGAGTGCTATTGACCAAAGTTTGAAGATTTTGCAGCGTCCAGAACTTAGGCAGCAAGGGTCAATTTTGGCTCAAGCGCTGACTATTCAGGGAAGTCTCAGAAATGCTATGGGACAAACGGAATCTGCTCTGGAAAGTTGGCAACACTCAGAAGCTACCTATCAATCTTTAGGGGATGAGGTTGGCATATTGGGTAGCCAGATTAACCAGGCTCAAGCCCTGCAAACTATGGGCTTCTACAGGCGATCGCGAAAACTCTTAGAAGCTGTCAATGAAAAGCTCCAAGCTCAAGATGATTCCCTGCTTAAAGTCAAGGGATTGCGGAGTTTGGGAGTGGCTTTGCAAGTAGTGGGAGATGTACAAGAATCCAGGAAAATTTTAGAGCAAAGTTTGGCAATTGCCCAGAAGTTAGATTCTCCCACGGATACCAGTGACATTCTTTTCAGCTTGGGAAATACTTCCAGGAACTTACAAGAGCCGGAAACCGCCTTGAATTATTACCAACAAGTGGTCACAAAAGCAACTAGCCCACAAATTAAAACTGAAGCCCAACTCAACCAACTCAGCCTTTATCTAGAACTAGACCAGCACAAGAAAGCGATCGCACTATTGCCTGCCATTGAATCTAATCTAGCTCAGCAGCCCCCCAGTCGAACCACAGTCTACGCTGCAGTCAACTTTGCTGAGAGCTTGTCAAAGTTGGCAGCTGCTTCCACTAGACAGTCACAAGGGGTGCCTATACCCATCCAAAAAGCCGCAAAAATTCTGGCACGAGCAGTGCAACAAGCCATGGAATTGGGGGATCCAACAGCTCAAGCTTATGCCATGACTCAGTTAGGTTCATTGTATGAACAAACCCAGCAGTGGTCCGAGGCTTTGAGGTTAACAGAGAATGCTCTACAGATTGCCCAAGGTAATCATGCTTCAGATATTGCCGCTCGTGCAGCTTGGCAACTGGGGAGGCTGCACAAACAGCAGGGGGATATCAATGAAGCGATCGCAGCTTACGATTCAGCGGTCAAAACTCTCCAGTCACTGCGCAGAGACTTAGTCGCTATCAATCGAGATGTCCAATTTTCTTTCACTGAAACTGTTGAACCAATCTATCGACAGCTAGTCGAATTACTACTGCAACCCTCTGTCACCACCCCTGAGCCAGGAGTGGTATCCCGGGCAAAAGGGTCAGGAGAAATTAGTCAAGACCACCTGAAAAAGGCGATGCAAGTTATTGAATCGCTGCAATTAGCCGAATTAGAGAACTTTTTCCAGGAAGCCTGTTTAAAAGGTCAACCGAGGCAGATCGACCAGATTGACCAGAAAGCGGCAGTTATTTATCCTATTATTTTGCCAGAACGGTTAGAGGTTATTGTTTCTGTGCCAGGACAAGCGCTCCGTCACTACCAAACTTATATACCTCAAGCAGAGCTGGAGCAGTTCCTCCGACGGATGCGACAATCTTTGAATAGAGCTTTTTCTGAGCGAGCACGTCTCAAGCTCTATCAGCAAGGTTATGATTGGCTGATTAGACCTGCAGAATCTGAGTTAGAAGACTACGGCATCACCACTCTAGTATTTGTGCTAGATGGTTCTTTGCGGAATTTACCCATGTCCGCTCTCTATGATGGTCAACAGTATCTGATCGAGAAATATAGCATAGCTCTAAGTCCAGGATTACAGCTTTTAGATCCACGTTCCCTTGAATCAAACCAGATCCAAGCGATAACTGCTGGGCTGAGTGAGGG from Moorena sp. SIOASIH encodes the following:
- a CDS encoding ABC transporter ATP-binding protein; amino-acid sequence: MLNSRLKKLLLYLRPYWRQSALGIFALLIVNGLGVYIPLLIRDTIDQLSQTLSFNQVWSFVLLILILTSLMWGIRMASRILLFGVGRKVEFDLKQRIFQHLLTLEPAYFSQNTIGDLINRATSDVDNIRRLLGFAVLSLANTVFAYGLTLPVMIAIDPWLTFLALAVYPLMLIIVKLFSEKLRSQQQVVQEKLSNLSELIQEDMSGIAMIKIYAQEENERRAFHQLNQQLLGANLNLARTRNFLFPIIEALTYLSLLVLLSIGPGSIESGAISIGDFVALIIYTERLVFPTALLGFTITAYQRGEVSIDRIESILLAQPRIKNAPDSVSLPTPVRGQLKAVNLSYTYPGSQTPALKNVSFTINAGETVAIVGAIGSGKSTLANALPRLLDIQASQLFLDGYDTTKLPLQNLRNAIAYVPQDSFLFSTSIKNNICYGIPISEHSEVEYAASQSQIHPEIMNFPQQYETIVGERGITLSGGQRQRTALARALLMDAPVLILDDALSSVDNQTATEILDNLSEGVQRKTVIFISHQLSAAAKADRILVMDAGEIVQTGSHGELLQQPGIYCFLWEQHQLEELTSPR
- a CDS encoding CHAT domain-containing protein, with product MMSKLPKLPKSIHSTIWLGLLTFLIVTMVVPAVAHPDDWVLGSTAKVGGNQELVSAISNPQTLVLEPADHGSELLEQGKTLYEAGRFAEAAAVWQQAAVGFEQQGDEVGQALSLSYLSLADQRLGKWEQAQSAIDQSLKILQRPELRQQGSILAQALTIQGSLRNAMGQTESALESWQHSEATYQSLGDEVGILGSQINQAQALQTMGFYRRSRKLLEAVNEKLQAQDDSLLKVKGLRSLGVALQVVGDVQESRKILEQSLAIAQKLDSPTDTSDILFSLGNTSRNLQEPETALNYYQQVVTKATSPQIKTEAQLNQLSLYLELDQHKKAIALLPAIESNLAQQPPSRTTVYAAVNFAESLSKLAAASTRQSQGVPIPIQKAAKILARAVQQAMELGDPTAQAYAMTQLGSLYEQTQQWSEALRLTENALQIAQGNHASDIAARAAWQLGRLHKQQGDINEAIAAYDSAVKTLQSLRRDLVAINRDVQFSFTETVEPIYRQLVELLLQPSVTTPEPGVVSRAKGSGEISQDHLKKAMQVIESLQLAELENFFQEACLKGQPRQIDQIDQKAAVIYPIILPERLEVIVSVPGQALRHYQTYIPQAELEQFLRRMRQSLNRAFSERARLKLYQQGYDWLIRPAESELEDYGITTLVFVLDGSLRNLPMSALYDGQQYLIEKYSIALSPGLQLLDPRSLESNQIQAITAGLSEGRQGFKPLPAVKRELEQISSKISTTVLLNQEFTDSNLQNAVDAQPFPVLHLATHGQFSSTADETFVLAWNDRINVRQFNSLLRSRERQDTNPIELLVLSACQTARGDNRAVLGLAGVAVRSGARSTLATLWAVRDESTAQLMAEFYKYLAQAGVTKAEALRRAQLALLKGEYNHPVYWAPFVLVGNWL